One segment of Candidatus Zixiibacteriota bacterium DNA contains the following:
- a CDS encoding rubredoxin-like domain-containing protein: MEWVCEVCGYVHSGETPPENCPVCGAPSDKFSKFEG; encoded by the coding sequence ATGGAATGGGTTTGCGAAGTTTGCGGATATGTCCATAGCGGGGAGACCCCGCCGGAGAATTGCCCGGTTTGCGGTGCTCCATCCGATAAATTCTCAAAATTTGAGGGATAA